A portion of the Chiloscyllium plagiosum isolate BGI_BamShark_2017 unplaced genomic scaffold, ASM401019v2 scaf_6650, whole genome shotgun sequence genome contains these proteins:
- the LOC122546825 gene encoding keratin-associated protein 16-1-like isoform X5 gives MGCPSDDWCGPNGLNGLLPHFRVSMVSCPWQHCDAALPPCSSCVLCVLPWEFPVISQCIPVSSPCILLRCPCALPLFPTCSLYVPHVFSVCPRVFSMCSLSVPHMFSVCPPRVPQVYPACSPYVPCVFPVCTLRVLCMPPACSPCVPCMFFLWPLCVPHVYPACSLYAHRVFPMCTLHVLCMATAWSSGEPCVFSVCPPRVPSVYHACSPCAHRMFPVCTMRVLCMPPAWSPCVPCMFSLCPLRVPRVYPVCSLYAPCVFPECTLHVLSMPPACSLCVPCVFSVCPPCVPSMFSVCPLRIPHICHACSLYAHCAFPVCNLCVLSMPPCVFPVCTLCVLCMPPACSPCVPCVFSVCPLHAPHVYPCSLYAPCVFPVCSLHVLCMPSACSPCVPHVLCMPPACSPCVPHVLCMPPACSPCVPCMCSVCPLRVPCVYPVYSLCAPCVFTVCTLCILCMPPACSPSVPCVFSVCPLRVPHVYPVCSLYAPCVFHICTLCVLCMPPACSPCVPCVFSLCPLRVPRVYPVCSLYAPCVFPMCTLRVLSMSPACSPCVPWVFSVCPLRVPHVYSACSLYAPCVFPECILCVLSMPTACSPCVPCVFSVCPLRVFF, from the exons atgggatgcccttcCGACGattggtgtggacccaatgggctgaatggcctgcttccacactttagagtTTCTATGGTTTCCTGTCCTTGGCAACACTGTGATGCTGCGCTCCCCCCATGTTCCTCATGTGTTCTCTGTGTGCTTCCCTGGGAGTTTCCTGTGATTTCCCAATGTATTCCCGTGTCATCCCCATGTATCCTCCTGCGTTGCCCTTGTGCTCTCCCCTTGTTCCCCACGTGTTCTCTGTATGTTCCCCACGTGTTCTCTGTATGTCCCCGTGTGTTCTCCATGTGTTCCCTGAGTGTTCCCCACATGTTCTCCGTATGTCCCCCACGTGTTCCCCAAGTTTACCCTGCATGTTCTCCGTATGTGCCCTGCGTCTTTCCCGTGTGTACCCTGCGTGTTCTCTGTATGCCCCCTGCGTGTTCCCCGTGTGTACCCTGCATGTTCTTTTTATGGCCCCTGTGTGTTCCCCATGTGTACCCTGCATGTTCTCTCTATGCCCACCGCGTATTCCCCATGTGTACCCTGCATGTTCTCTGTATGGCCACCGCGTGGTCCTCGGGTGAACCCTGCGTGTTCTCTGTATGCCCACCGCGTGTTCCCAGTGTGTACCATGCGTGCTCTCCGTGTGCCCACCGCATGTTCCCGGTGTGTACCATGCGTGTTCTCTGTATGCCCCCTGCGTGGTCCCCATGTGTACCCTGCATGTTCTCTCTATGCCCCCTGCGTGTTCCCCGTGTGTACCCAGTGTGTTCTCTCTATGCCCCCTGCGTGTTCCCTGAGTGTACCCTGCATGTTCTCTCTATGCCCCCTGCGTGTTCCCTGTGTGTACCCTGCGTGTTCTCTGTATGCCCACCGTGTGTACCCTCCATGTTCTCTGTATGCCCCCTGCGTATTCCCCATATATGCCATGCGTGTTCTCTGTATGCCCACTGCGCGTTCCCCGTGTGTAACCTGTGTGTTCTTTCTATGCCCCCCTGCGTGTTCCCGGTGTGTACCCTGTGTGTTCTCTGTATGCCCCCTGCATGTTCCCCATGTGTACCCTGTGTGTTCTCTGTATGCCCCCTGCATGCTCCCCATGTGTACCCTTGTTCTCTGTATGCCCCCTGCGTGTTCCCCGTGTGTTCCCTGCATGTTCTCTGTATGCCCTCTGCGTGTTCCCCGTGTGTACCCCATGTTCTCTGTATGCCCCCTGCGTGTTCCCCGTGTGTACCCCATGTTCTCTGTATGCCCCCTGCGTGTTCCCCGTGTGTTCCCTGCATGTGCTCTGTATGCCCTCTGCGTGTTCCCTGTGTGTACCCTGTGTATTCTCTCTGTGCCCCCTGCGTGTTCACCGTGTGTACCCTGTGTATCCTCTGTATGCCCCCTGCATGTTCCCCGAGTGTACCCTGTGTGTTCTCTGTATGCCCCCTGCGTGTTCCACATGTGTACCCTGTGTGTTCTCTGTATGCCCCCTGCGTGTTCCACATTTGTACCCTGTGTGTTCTCTGTATGCCCCCTGCGTGTTCCCCATGTGTACCCTGCGTGTTCTCTCTATGTCCCCTGCGTGTTCCCCGAGTGTACCCTGTGTGTTCTCTGTATGCCCCCTGCGTGTTCCCCATGTGTACCCTGCGTGTTCTCTCTATGTCCCCTGCGTGTTCCCCGTGTGTACCCTGGGTGTTCTCTGTATGCCCCCTGCGTGTTCCCCATGTGTACTCTGCGTGTTCGCTCTATGCCCCCTGCGTATTCCCCGAGTGTATCCTATGTGTTCTCTCTATGCCCACTGCGTGTTCCCCGTGTGTACCCTGTGTGTTCTCTGTATGCCCA Ctgcgtgtttttttttag
- the LOC122546825 gene encoding keratin-associated protein 10-11-like isoform X7 has translation MGCPSDDWCGPNGLNGLLPHFRVSMVSCPWQHCDAALPPCSSCVLCVLPWEFPVISQCIPVSSPCILLRCPCALPLFPTCSLYVPHVFSVCPRVFSMCSLSVPHMFSVCPPRVPQVYPACSPYVPCVFPVCTLRVLCMPPACSPCVPCMFFLWPLCVPHVYPACSLYAHRVFPMCTLHVLCMATAWSSGEPCVFSVCPPRVPSVYHACSPCAHRMFPVCTMRVLCMPPAWSPCVPCMFSLCPLRVPRVYPVCSLYAPCVFPECTLHVLSMPPACSLCVPCVFSVCPPCVPRVFPACSLYALCVFPVCTPCSLYAPCVFPVCTPCSLYAPCVFPVCSLHVLCMPSACSLCVPCVFSLCPLRVHRVYPVYPLYAPCMFPECTLCVLCMPPACSTCVPCVFSVCPLRVPHLYPVCSLYAPCVFPMCTLRVLSMSPACSPSVPCVFSVCPLRVPHVYPACSLYVPCVFPVCTLGVLCMPPACSPCVLCVFALCPLRIPRVYPMCSLYAHCVFPVCTLCVLCMPTACFFLD, from the exons atgggatgcccttcCGACGattggtgtggacccaatgggctgaatggcctgcttccacactttagagtTTCTATGGTTTCCTGTCCTTGGCAACACTGTGATGCTGCGCTCCCCCCATGTTCCTCATGTGTTCTCTGTGTGCTTCCCTGGGAGTTTCCTGTGATTTCCCAATGTATTCCCGTGTCATCCCCATGTATCCTCCTGCGTTGCCCTTGTGCTCTCCCCTTGTTCCCCACGTGTTCTCTGTATGTTCCCCACGTGTTCTCTGTATGTCCCCGTGTGTTCTCCATGTGTTCCCTGAGTGTTCCCCACATGTTCTCCGTATGTCCCCCACGTGTTCCCCAAGTTTACCCTGCATGTTCTCCGTATGTGCCCTGCGTCTTTCCCGTGTGTACCCTGCGTGTTCTCTGTATGCCCCCTGCGTGTTCCCCGTGTGTACCCTGCATGTTCTTTTTATGGCCCCTGTGTGTTCCCCATGTGTACCCTGCATGTTCTCTCTATGCCCACCGCGTATTCCCCATGTGTACCCTGCATGTTCTCTGTATGGCCACCGCGTGGTCCTCGGGTGAACCCTGCGTGTTCTCTGTATGCCCACCGCGTGTTCCCAGTGTGTACCATGCGTGCTCTCCGTGTGCCCACCGCATGTTCCCGGTGTGTACCATGCGTGTTCTCTGTATGCCCCCTGCGTGGTCCCCATGTGTACCCTGCATGTTCTCTCTATGCCCCCTGCGTGTTCCCCGTGTGTACCCAGTGTGTTCTCTCTATGCCCCCTGCGTGTTCCCTGAGTGTACCCTGCATGTTCTCTCTATGCCCCCTGCGTGTTCCCTGTGTGTACCCTGCGTGTTCTCTGTATGCCCACCGT GTGTTCCCCGTGTGTTCCCTGCATGTTCTCTGTATGCCCTCTGCGTGTTCCCCGTGTGTACCCCATGTTCTCTGTATGCCCCCTGCGTGTTCCCCGTGTGTACCCCATGTTCTCTGTATGCCCCCTGCGTGTTCCCCGTGTGTTCCCTGCATGTGCTCTGTATGCCCTCTGCGTGTTCCCTGTGTGTACCCTGTGTATTCTCTCTGTGCCCCCTGCGTGTTCACCGTGTGTACCCTGTGTATCCTCTGTATGCCCCCTGCATGTTCCCCGAGTGTACCCTGTGTGTTCTCTGTATGCCCCCTGCGTGTTCCACATGTGTACCCTGTGTGTTCTCTGTATGCCCCCTGCGTGTTCCACATTTGTACCCTGTGTGTTCTCTGTATGCCCCCTGCGTGTTCCCCATGTGTACCCTGCGTGTTCTCTCTATGTCCCCTGCGTGTTCCCCGAGTGTACCCTGTGTGTTCTCTGTATGCCCCCTGCGTGTTCCCCATGTGTACCCTGCGTGTTCTCTCTATGTCCCCTGCGTGTTCCCCGTGTGTACCCTGGGTGTTCTCTGTATGCCCCCTGCGTGTTCCCCATGTGTACTCTGCGTGTTCGCTCTATGCCCCCTGCGTATTCCCCGAGTGTATCCTATGTGTTCTCTCTATGCCCACTGCGTGTTCCCCGTGTGTACCCTGTGTGTTCTCTGTATGCCCA Ctgcgtgtttttttttagattag
- the LOC122546825 gene encoding keratin-associated protein 16-1-like isoform X8: protein MGCPSDDWCGPNGLNGLLPHFRVSMVSCPWQHCDAALPPCSSCVLCVLPWEFPVISQCIPVSSPCILLRCPCALPLFPTCSLYVPHVFSVCPRVFSMCSLSVPHMFSVCPPRVPQVYPACSPYVPCVFPVCTLRVLCMPPACSPCVPCMFFLWPLCVPHVYPACSLYAHRVFPMCTLHVLCMATAWSSGEPCVFSVCPPRVPSVYHACSPCAHRMFPVCTMRVLCMPPAWSPCVPCMFSLCPLRVPRVYPVCSLYAPCVFPECTLHVLSMPPACSLCVPCVFSVCPPCVPRVYPMFSVCPLRVPRVYPMFSVCPLRVPRVFPACALYALCVFPVCTLCILSVPPACSPCVPCVSSVCPLHVPRVYPVCSLYAPCVFHMCTLCVLCMPPACSTFVPCVFSVCPLRVPHVYPACSLYVPCVFPECTLCVLCMPPACSPCVPCVFSLCPLRVPRVYPGCSLYAPCVFPMCTLRVRSMPPAYSPSVSYVFSLCPLRVPRVYPVCSLYAHCVFFFRLD from the exons atgggatgcccttcCGACGattggtgtggacccaatgggctgaatggcctgcttccacactttagagtTTCTATGGTTTCCTGTCCTTGGCAACACTGTGATGCTGCGCTCCCCCCATGTTCCTCATGTGTTCTCTGTGTGCTTCCCTGGGAGTTTCCTGTGATTTCCCAATGTATTCCCGTGTCATCCCCATGTATCCTCCTGCGTTGCCCTTGTGCTCTCCCCTTGTTCCCCACGTGTTCTCTGTATGTTCCCCACGTGTTCTCTGTATGTCCCCGTGTGTTCTCCATGTGTTCCCTGAGTGTTCCCCACATGTTCTCCGTATGTCCCCCACGTGTTCCCCAAGTTTACCCTGCATGTTCTCCGTATGTGCCCTGCGTCTTTCCCGTGTGTACCCTGCGTGTTCTCTGTATGCCCCCTGCGTGTTCCCCGTGTGTACCCTGCATGTTCTTTTTATGGCCCCTGTGTGTTCCCCATGTGTACCCTGCATGTTCTCTCTATGCCCACCGCGTATTCCCCATGTGTACCCTGCATGTTCTCTGTATGGCCACCGCGTGGTCCTCGGGTGAACCCTGCGTGTTCTCTGTATGCCCACCGCGTGTTCCCAGTGTGTACCATGCGTGCTCTCCGTGTGCCCACCGCATGTTCCCGGTGTGTACCATGCGTGTTCTCTGTATGCCCCCTGCGTGGTCCCCATGTGTACCCTGCATGTTCTCTCTATGCCCCCTGCGTGTTCCCCGTGTGTACCCAGTGTGTTCTCTCTATGCCCCCTGCGTGTTCCCTGAGTGTACCCTGCATGTTCTCTCTATGCCCCCTGCGTGTTCCCTGTGTGTACCCTGCGTGTTCTCTGTATGCCCACCGT GTGTTCCCCGTGTGTACCCCATGTTCTCTGTATGCCCCCTGCGTGTTCCCCGTGTGTACCCCATGTTCTCTGTATGCCCCCTGCGTGTTCCCCGTGTGTTCCCTGCATGTGCTCTGTATGCCCTCTGCGTGTTCCCTGTGTGTACCCTGTGTATTCTCTCTGTGCCCCCTGCGTGTTCACCGTGTGTACCCTGTGTATCCTCTGTATGCCCCCTGCATGTTCCCCGAGTGTACCCTGTGTGTTCTCTGTATGCCCCCTGCGTGTTCCACATGTGTACCCTGTGTGTTCTCTGTATGCCCCCTGCGTGTTCCACATTTGTACCCTGTGTGTTCTCTGTATGCCCCCTGCGTGTTCCCCATGTGTACCCTGCGTGTTCTCTCTATGTCCCCTGCGTGTTCCCCGAGTGTACCCTGTGTGTTCTCTGTATGCCCCCTGCGTGTTCCCCATGTGTACCCTGCGTGTTCTCTCTATGTCCCCTGCGTGTTCCCCGTGTGTACCCTGGGTGTTCTCTGTATGCCCCCTGCGTGTTCCCCATGTGTACTCTGCGTGTTCGCTCTATGCCCCCTGCGTATTCCCCGAGTGTATCCTATGTGTTCTCTCTATGCCCACTGCGTGTTCCCCGTGTGTACCCTGTGTGTTCTCTGTATGCCCA Ctgcgtgtttttttttagattagattag
- the LOC122546825 gene encoding keratin-associated protein 10-6-like isoform X6 produces the protein MGCPSDDWCGPNGLNGLLPHFRVSMVSCPWQHCDAALPPCSSCVLCVLPWEFPVISQCIPVSSPCILLRCPCALPLFPTCSLYVPHVFSVCPRVFSMCSLSVPHMFSVCPPRVPQVYPACSPYVPCVFPVCTLRVLCMPPACSPCVPCMFFLWPLCVPHVYPACSLYAHRVFPMCTLHVLCMATAWSSGEPCVFSVCPPRVPSVYHACSPCAHRMFPVCTMRVLCMPPAWSPCVPCMFSLCPLRVPRVYPVCSLYAPCVFPECTLHVLSMPPACSLCVPCVFSVCPPCVPRVFPACSLYALCVFPVCTPCSLYAPCVFPVCTPCSLYAPCVFPVCSLHVLCMPSACSLCVPCVFSLCPLRVHRVYPVYPLYAPCMFPECTLCVLCMPPACSTCVPCVFSVCPLRVPHLYPVCSLYAPCVFPMCTLRVLSMSPACSPSVPCVFSVCPLRVPHVYPACSLYVPCVFPVCTLGVLCMPPACSPCVLCVFALCPLRIPRVYPMCSLYAHCVFPVCTLCVLCMPTACSPCVPCVFSLCPLRVPRVYPVCSLYAPCVFPVCTLRVLCIPPCVFPVRTLCVLSMPPAGSPCVPCVFSL, from the exons atgggatgcccttcCGACGattggtgtggacccaatgggctgaatggcctgcttccacactttagagtTTCTATGGTTTCCTGTCCTTGGCAACACTGTGATGCTGCGCTCCCCCCATGTTCCTCATGTGTTCTCTGTGTGCTTCCCTGGGAGTTTCCTGTGATTTCCCAATGTATTCCCGTGTCATCCCCATGTATCCTCCTGCGTTGCCCTTGTGCTCTCCCCTTGTTCCCCACGTGTTCTCTGTATGTTCCCCACGTGTTCTCTGTATGTCCCCGTGTGTTCTCCATGTGTTCCCTGAGTGTTCCCCACATGTTCTCCGTATGTCCCCCACGTGTTCCCCAAGTTTACCCTGCATGTTCTCCGTATGTGCCCTGCGTCTTTCCCGTGTGTACCCTGCGTGTTCTCTGTATGCCCCCTGCGTGTTCCCCGTGTGTACCCTGCATGTTCTTTTTATGGCCCCTGTGTGTTCCCCATGTGTACCCTGCATGTTCTCTCTATGCCCACCGCGTATTCCCCATGTGTACCCTGCATGTTCTCTGTATGGCCACCGCGTGGTCCTCGGGTGAACCCTGCGTGTTCTCTGTATGCCCACCGCGTGTTCCCAGTGTGTACCATGCGTGCTCTCCGTGTGCCCACCGCATGTTCCCGGTGTGTACCATGCGTGTTCTCTGTATGCCCCCTGCGTGGTCCCCATGTGTACCCTGCATGTTCTCTCTATGCCCCCTGCGTGTTCCCCGTGTGTACCCAGTGTGTTCTCTCTATGCCCCCTGCGTGTTCCCTGAGTGTACCCTGCATGTTCTCTCTATGCCCCCTGCGTGTTCCCTGTGTGTACCCTGCGTGTTCTCTGTATGCCCACCGT GTGTTCCCCGTGTGTTCCCTGCATGTTCTCTGTATGCCCTCTGCGTGTTCCCCGTGTGTACCCCATGTTCTCTGTATGCCCCCTGCGTGTTCCCCGTGTGTACCCCATGTTCTCTGTATGCCCCCTGCGTGTTCCCCGTGTGTTCCCTGCATGTGCTCTGTATGCCCTCTGCGTGTTCCCTGTGTGTACCCTGTGTATTCTCTCTGTGCCCCCTGCGTGTTCACCGTGTGTACCCTGTGTATCCTCTGTATGCCCCCTGCATGTTCCCCGAGTGTACCCTGTGTGTTCTCTGTATGCCCCCTGCGTGTTCCACATGTGTACCCTGTGTGTTCTCTGTATGCCCCCTGCGTGTTCCACATTTGTACCCTGTGTGTTCTCTGTATGCCCCCTGCGTGTTCCCCATGTGTACCCTGCGTGTTCTCTCTATGTCCCCTGCGTGTTCCCCGAGTGTACCCTGTGTGTTCTCTGTATGCCCCCTGCGTGTTCCCCATGTGTACCCTGCGTGTTCTCTCTATGTCCCCTGCGTGTTCCCCGTGTGTACCCTGGGTGTTCTCTGTATGCCCCCTGCGTGTTCCCCATGTGTACTCTGCGTGTTCGCTCTATGCCCCCTGCGTATTCCCCGAGTGTATCCTATGTGTTCTCTCTATGCCCACTGCGTGTTCCCCGTGTGTACCCTGTGTGTTCTCTGTATGCCCACTGCGTGTTCCCCGTGTGTACCCTGTGTGTTCTCTCTATGTCCCCTGCGTGTTCCCCGTGTGT